ATCGTACCTACATACGAGCTAAATGTAAATAACGGACCAGGAACTGCCTGCGCCACACCATATCCTGCCAAAAATTCATCACTGGTTAAAAATCCAGTCGGCACAATTTCCTGTTCCAACATAGGCAATACAACATGTCCCCCACCAAACACGAATGAACCGACGCGAAAAAATGTATCGGCAATCTGTATGTACATATGTGGAAAAACACGTGCGAGAATCGGTAAACCAATAAGAATAGCAACTAATATTGAAAATGCAAGCATTCCCTGCTTTTTTGATATCGGCACGGCAAAAGAAGCCAGCTTTGTTTGTGCTTTATTCTTAAATAAAAGGTACCCAAGACCAGCCCCTAGTAAAATAATTATAATTTGTACAAAGGTAGAAGGAAAAAGGAGCATAATAAGTGCAGCTGCTAGTGCAATCGCAATTCGCGGTTTATCTGGTGTTAATTTTTTTCCTAATCCTAAAACAGCATGAGCCACAACCGCAACAGCAACAATTTTCAAGCTGGAAATCCAAGTTGCATCACTGAGCTTAAGCGATTGATAGAAGAAAGCGAATAGCACAAGAACAATCACAGATGGCAATGTAAATCCAAGCCAGGACATTACTCCGCCCAACAATCCACCTCTTAGCATTCCAATTGCAATGCCCACTTGTGAACTAGCTGGACCTGGTAAAAATTGACACAGAGCGATAATGTCCGCATAGGTTTTTTCGTCCAGCCATTTACGCTTATCAATATATTCGGACTTAAAATAACCTAAATGAGCCACAGGACCGCCAA
This genomic interval from Virgibacillus pantothenticus contains the following:
- the chrA gene encoding chromate efflux transporter, which encodes MTVKHSKIEILRTSLTLGLTSFGGPVAHLGYFKSEYIDKRKWLDEKTYADIIALCQFLPGPASSQVGIAIGMLRGGLLGGVMSWLGFTLPSVIVLVLFAFFYQSLKLSDATWISSLKIVAVAVVAHAVLGLGKKLTPDKPRIAIALAAALIMLLFPSTFVQIIIILLGAGLGYLLFKNKAQTKLASFAVPISKKQGMLAFSILVAILIGLPILARVFPHMYIQIADTFFRVGSFVFGGGHVVLPMLEQEIVPTGFLTSDEFLAGYGVAQAVPGPLFTFSSYVGTMMNGIIGAVIATGAIFLPSFLLIVGALPFLSELRERSSFQGMLTGVNASVVGLLLAAFYDPVFTSSILDGADFGLAVILFALLHFWKVPAWLIVIIGVIAGEIIHLFV